The Kineothrix sp. IPX-CK genomic interval TCTTTATCTTATAGAATCATCCGTCGCTTTTGCAGTTCCAATTAGAACTTGTCTATGTTTAAAGCAAATGACCTTAATTATCACCAAATGAAAGCAAATATTTTTCAACTCCCAACCAGGAGAAAACCACCTTTAAATCATTAACAGCTACCCGCATAGGTAGGTATTCCATTTATCTTTATCAATCCGCTGATAAAGCTCCGATGTGTGGAAAATATGAACTGGAAACAGCAAGAGCATCAGGTCATGGTCGCTTTGGTTTCGATTCATTACGCTGGTGATCTTTTCAATCGTGCTTACCCATCCCTCTTTGCCGTTCAATTATAATGGAACTTGATATCCACTCCCCTCATATATGTCAAATGGACGCATCTCAACCAACTTTCTAAACGTAATATCAGGGTTTTTAATTAAAAACTTTTGAACAATTCTAAACCCTACGGTATATCCCGCACACCATGGTATCTGGGATTTTTTATCTCCAAACATATATTTGGAATAATCTACATTCTGTTTCAATATTATTTTAGAATAGTGTCTTTTCCAAAGAATCTGTTCAGAGCTTTCGGATAGATCAAACAGCCATTTTGGCTTTAGTTGGGGATAGAAAGACAATGCAAAGCTATCTGCCTCCCCGTCAATCAGTAACGAATTGATAAATTGAATATCTAACTCACCACCGTGCAATGCATACCAGTAATTCCCCCAAACAGTGTGATGATATTCATGTGCGAAAACATAGGGTATCCAGTCCTTAAAGTCATTTGCTAAAGGATTAATATTTATCAACATATTTCCAAAGGTAGAGGCACCTACGACACCGTTTTGGAGTTCCTTTATGGATGAATTATCGTCAGATAGAGGATATATAGCTACATATATAGGATCGTCATCATAATTTGGAAGGGCTAAAGCAATTTTAATAAATTCATCTTTAAGCTTAGTGAGATTAATTTTATTCAATAGTTCAATCTGCTTTTTAAGTGTGGGGATGTTTGTAACGGGCTTTGGCTTTCTGTCAGTTAAATCGTATGGGGCGTATTGACACAAGGTTTCCCAGTAAGGATCTATTGCATATTTATCCCACAGGATCTCCACACTGTCTACTTTAC includes:
- a CDS encoding DUF2268 domain-containing putative Zn-dependent protease (predicted Zn-dependent protease with a strongly conserved HExxH motif), coding for MDISIIPVYKNLDGYIADVESKVDSVEILWDKYAIDPYWETLCQYAPYDLTDRKPKPVTNIPTLKKQIELLNKINLTKLKDEFIKIALALPNYDDDPIYVAIYPLSDDNSSIKELQNGVVGASTFGNMLININPLANDFKDWIPYVFAHEYHHTVWGNYWYALHGGELDIQFINSLLIDGEADSFALSFYPQLKPKWLFDLSESSEQILWKRHYSKIILKQNVDYSKYMFGDKKSQIPWCAGYTVGFRIVQKFLIKNPDITFRKLVEMRPFDIYEGSGYQVPL